The window CGCTGATCCAGTACCTCACGGAAGAGAGTGCACGGATGCAGGCTCAGACTCCCGGCGTCTCGGTGGGCAGGGAGGCTCGGCAGCTCGAGTAGGGGTGGTGGGGCTTATCCTCGGTAGCTTAGTGGCTGGGGCAACGGCACACCGCCGCAGCCCAGTTTGTGCCGCCATTCTCCCATATCAACAACGGAAGCAACCTTCGGCTCGCGCATCAAGGCGAACCGACAGCCACGTCTCATCGGCAGCAAAGTAGCGAGCGGGATGATGCTCAGGACTTAGGGTCGACAGGAGGGGAGACGGTCTGGTCGAGCGCGTCACGACGAAGGGCCCAACAGCGCATCAACGTCAGAATCAGACGGGTATAGACGGTCGTGGAGAGAAGGCCCTGATCCAGCAGAGCTCGGGCGTAGCCACGGGCTCGGCTCAGCGCGTGCTTGGCATCCTCAGCGGTCGGGGCGTTCTTCAGCTTGGCCACGTAGTCGGACCACGTGGCCAGCGCCTTTGGGCCGACGCCGTTAGGGAGCAGTGGTTCAGCGGGGCGTTTGGCAGCCATGGGCGTCCTCCTAAGGCAGAGACAACGACGGGGAGCCGTTCTTCCGCCAATTCTAGGTCAGGCAGTGGAGGACCAGGTGAGCGCTTGATCCCAGGCAGGGGAGCGCGGGCGGTTTGAGGCTGAACCTGCGTCCGGTCCTTCCTCAGTTGGGGGCCGGGGCAGACGCGGATTCGCGGTTGTCCAACAGGCAGTCAATCTGCGCCAACAGATCCTTGCGGGTTGAGGTGGTCTGGCGAACGTGCTTGCCGTTGGGCTGCAGCATCGAGAACGCCGTCGACCAGTGCCCCCAGAAACCGCGACAGCTGTCATCGCGACGGATGAGCACTCCCCGGTATTCGTACTCGCCCTCCGTATCCTTGACCCGCTTACAGCTGTGATGGGCTCCGGTTGGTTGAGATGGCTTACGATGTGGACGATGGTGCGTATAGCCTTCATCTCTCCTGCGAATGTGGCCATAAGCTCCGGCCGATCCAGGGCGATCAGCTCGTTCTGTTGCTGAACTTCATCCATCAGCTTGTGGGCTTCCTGCCTCACGTCGAGTGCGAACTGCCTCATCAATTTCAGCGCCGTCGTGGGTTTGATCCCAAGCGTCTCGCCGGCGGCGAGGAGAATGTCGCTGTTCAGATGTGCCAAGCGGTCTTCGGTTCCGATCGGCCAAGCACCTTATATGGATAAGAGGACGGTGCCGCGCAGAATAAGACGAATCCATGGCGCTTTCGTGACAGTGCAGGGTCTTATTGCCGCCGAGAAACCGATAGGGAGCAAGGCAAACAGCGAAAATCAGGCGCATAGTTGGACACTGAGGAGCCGAAGACATGAAGTGGGATATTCCGTTTCGTGACCGGGTGGAGGCGGGCCAGACCCTGGCCGCGGCGTTGGCGGCGTGGCGCGAGCAAGCCGATGTGCTCGTGCTGGCCTTGCCACGGGGCGGCGTGCCGGTCGCCTATGAAATTGCCAGCGCACTGGCCCTGCGGCTGGATTTGATGCTGGTGCGCAAACTAGGCACGCCCGGTCATAAGGAGCTGGCGATGGGCGCCATTGCCAGCGGCGGCGTGCAGGTGTTGAACGATGATGTCATCCGTCACCTGCACATACCCCCTGCGGCCATCGACGCGGCCGTGCAAGAGGAAGTTCTGGAGCTGCAGCGCCGTGACCTGGCCTATCGGGGCGAACGTCCCGCGCCAGCCGTGGCCGGGCAACGGGTGATACTGGTCGATGACGGACTGGCGACCGGTGCCACCATGCGTGCGGCGATTGCGGCGGTACGCCAGCAGGCGCCGGCGCGCATCGTAGTCGCCGTACCGGTCGCGCCCGTGGAGACGCTGGCGATGCTGCGCCCTCTGGTCGATCAACTGATCTGTCCGCTCGCCCCAGAGCCCTTCTTTTCCATTGGCCAGTGGTACCTCGATTTCGCCCAGACCACGGATGAGGAGGTGAAGACCTTGCTGAGCCAGGCTTGGCGGAGGGAATTGCGTGACGCTGCGCAATAGCCCTGCGTGCAGTCACTGGAATGCCGGGTGACAGGCCGTAGTGCGTGATCGTGGAGGACTGTTCTGTCTGCAAAGCAAAGACCTGAGTCTTGGCTAGTCGTGAGCCGAGTCAGGGTCTGTAGTGGACTCGCTGCGTTCCGAACAAGTCAGGATGACTTGCGAGGAGCCCGCTTAATTGGAGCCTATCGACATGAACCAAGAACAGTGGCTGCAACACCGGAGTCTGAGCTTGCCCCTGGCGGATGCCGAGTTGGACGCCGATCTGGCTCTGCCTGCCGACGCCAGCGGAATCGTGCTATTCGCCCATGGCAGCGGGAGCAGCAGGTTCAGTCCGCGCAATCGAATGGTGGCGGATTACCTCAATCACCTTGGGCTTGCCACGCTGCTCCTCGATTTGTTGACCGAGGACGAGCATCGCATCGATATGCTCAGCCGTGAGTTTCGGTTCGATATCGCGCTGTTGACGCGGCGGCTGCTAGCCGCGATCGACCACCTGCGCCACGACGAGGAGTTACGCCAGTTGCCAATCGGACTGTTCGGCGCCAGTACCGGCGCCGCCGCGGCCCTGAAGGCGGCTGCGGAGCGGCCGAGCGCTGTCGTGGCGGTGGTTTCACGCGGTGGCCGCACCGATCTGGCCGGGCCGGCACTGCAACAGGTCAAGGCACCCACCCTGCTGATCGTTGGCGAGTGGGATGACACCGTGCTGGCGCTGAACCGCGAGTCCGCCCGGCAACTGCAAGGCCCGCAGCGCTTGGAGGTAGTGCCGGGCGCGAGCCATCTGTTCGAAGAACCGGGCAAGCTCGAGGTGGTGGCCGAACTGGCCGGCAGTTGGTTGCTGAACCACCTGCAACCTCAGCCCGAATGAGGGGCGAGCCGCAGCACATCGATACGAAGCTCCGTCTCGTAGGGGGGCACGTTGCATTCGATGATATCGCTAGGTGCCACCTGCAGGCGCAGCCCGGTGATGTCGGCCTGTATCGGCTGTTTGCACACGCAACGATCGACTAAGACCGCAGTGCGGATCTCGTTGGCGCCCAGTTGCGCCAAGTAGCTGCTCGCGCGCAACAGAGAATGGCCCTCATACAGGACGTCGTCGACCAGCAGCAGGCGGGTTCGGGGCAGATCCAGTGTCGCCAATACCGGGTTTTCGGTCAGCGCGGTTTGGGCATACAACAGCGTCAGATCATCGGCGTAGCGCTTCAATTTGAGCGGGTAGAGCGGCAACTCGGGCAACCCGAACTTGTTGCACCAGGCGCTGTTGCAGCATGCGCGCCAGTGGCTCGCCGCGCCTTAGGATGCCGATCAGTACCGTTTGCCGCTGAGGGGAGAGTAGGGCGACTGTCTGCCTGGCCATCGCCTCCATGATGTTGTCGAGCTGCTCTGGCGTATAGAGACAGAAACGCTGCCCGCCGGGTTTCGGCTCCATAGTGGCCCCCCAGGGGGATAGGCTGGTCTGTATAACGTTAGCTCAGCTCGGCGGGCTGCAGGCGACGTGCGGGAAGACAACCCTGTGCTGGTCGAATTTTCTCGGACGGCTCGAACAAAGAAGGGCCGCTCGATGAGCGGCCCTTCTTTGTTCCGCATCCAGCCAGTCGGTGAACGCCTCGAAGTTAGCGAACGAGGTGATCGGCTCACCGTCGAGCAGATTGACGATCGATGCCTTGAGGCCGTCTGCCAGCTCGCGATCGGCAGCCCCTTGGGCGAAACCATCGGCGAACTCCTGATCGTGAACACTGGCGGGGGAGCCTGGCGCGGATTCGCGGGAGAAGCCACTGCGGTATCCGTCGGCGTAGAAGGTGCTGGAGTTGAGGCTCATGGGGTCTCCGGGGTAATGACTTGATGAACCCATCATCTCTCGGAATCCGGAAATGCAAGCCCAGCGGCGCTGGGTGCTACTCCTCGCTGTAGATGACCTCGAGCCAGGCCTCGTATGTTGCCGGCGTCCGGCCGAACGCCGGCGCGTTGGTCTCCGCCAGCCAGGTGGCCAAAGCCTCCGGCGTGGTGAACGCCGGGCTCATTGGAGTCCCTTCGTTGATGACCTGGTACATCATGAAGTGCGTGGCCAGGTCCTCCGACCGTTCAAGCGCGCTTCGCTCCAGGCGGCGTGCCCTGGGAAGTCTCGTCTGTGCATGGTGGCCTCCTGGAGGTTGCTTCTCGAATGGGAGTGTGTGCTGTCCATCCTTCACCGGCAGGGCGGCTGTGTGCAGGTCCAATGCAATTGAGTGTTCAGGTCGAATGCAATCAGGCGTGCAAGTGAATGCAATTTCCCAGTGTCGGCAAGGACCGGCCCGTTCTATTACGCCGAGAAGGTAGAGCCCACAGTGCTGGAGCAACCGAACGCCGAGCATTGGATGGCCGAGTTCCTCAAGCGTGCCTGGAGCCGGCGGCAGCGCCAGGCGACTGGCGCGATGGCGTAGGGGCAACCGATGCCGGTCTATGTCGATGATATGCAGTGGCCGTACAGAGGCATGAAGAAGTGCCACATGATCGCAACAACGGATGACGAACTGCATGAGATGGCCGCCAGGCTCGGTATGCGGCGCAGTTGGCACCGATTCCCTGCGTCTGGGTCGGGTATCTCGCGGCGTATCGCCGGTGCAGACCTGGATCAGCGCGATCAGGTGCGGCGGCATGCCACCCAGCCATTTGATGATGAGCGCCGCCACTGCATAGAGCAGCGCCGCGCCCAGGGCCAGGGCAATGCCCGCCAGGTAGTCGCCGCCGCTCTCGCCCTGCCCGCCGTGGCGATCCACCGCCAACTGACGGCGATGGGCTTCGCCGTACAGTCCGAGCAGCTCTTCACCGCGCCCCAGGCCGTGCTCCGCCATGTACGGGCCGAGGGTCTGCGGCCGTACTGCCTGATCCATCCGGGGCTGGATGAGGAGTGACCGGCAAGACCGCCCCTTGCTCGGCAGCTATTCGGCTCCAGACTCGCCCGCCACGCTGAATAGGCTCCTAGCGATGCCGCTGATAGCGGCCTATCAGCTCCGTCTGGGCCAGGATGTGCCCCGACATCGTCTGCTCCAGCATCTTCTTGGTCGGGTGTCGCAGGTCGGCAAGCACCGTATCCAGGGCATAGAGTTTGTGGAAATAATGGTGATTGCCAATCGGCGGACAGGGCCCGCCGTAACCGGTTCGTTGCCAGTCATTGAGTCCCTGCAGGGTACCCGGCGGCAGGTTCTTGTCCGTCACCCCCTCGGGCAGGATGCCTGCAGTGGGCGGCAGGTTGTACAGCAGCCAATGGACCCAGGTCATCTTCGGCGCGGCGGGGGCGGGTGCGTCCGGGTCGTCGACAATCAGTGCCAGGCTCCTGGTGCCGGCCGGCGGCTCCGTCCAGCTCAGGGGGGGAGAAAGATCCCGACCATCGCAACTGTGTATCGCGGGGATCGATTCGTTGGGCGCGAATGCCGCAGAGCTTAGTCTGAAGGTCATGGCCATATCTCCTTGGTTGCCAGGTGGATTCAGCAGCAGACCGCAACAGCGACGGCCGGCATTGCAGGCTGGCCGTAATCGGGGACTCCCTGAAAAGCATAGTGGTTCGACCCCGAAGCCTCAGGAAAACCGCCGCGTGGTCCGTGGCCGATAGGCCGGCCGGTTGGGAATCCGGCAGGTCGCTGGCTGTAGTTTGGGCCGCTGCCTAGACCGGCCAGCGCCGATGCCGACGCCGAACTGGCCGCCATCGAAGCCGGCGGCGGCTTCTTTGGGTTTGGCTTTCCACTGGGCGCCCATGGCGGCTCTCTCGCTGTTTGCGGATGGGGAACGGGTGCACGGGCCCATTGACGCTGCGCGTGACCTTGGTCTGCTTCTTCTTCGCCTCGCGGTACTGCTCGCTGCGAGTCAGGTAGCGAAGGACGGGTACGACGGTCTTGCTGACCTCGAGCATTTCATCGGGCGTCAGGGTCGTCCGGCCTGCGTACTTGGCAGTCAGCGCTTTGATCCGAGCCTCATAGCGAGCAGCCTCGCCGGGTTTCAGCGGGTCATAGGTCTCGAGGCCGTCGAGTTCCTTGCCCTGGAACGCTGCATACGCTCGCTCAGCGTTCGCTTGATCCTCGGGGGGCCATTGCCGGTGGTCGCCGCCAGGGCGCGCGTCGGGGACGGAAATGCCGGCGGCCTCGGTAATGCTGTTCAGACTGCCGGTGGCGGCGCCTAGCGAGGCGAGCACGCCGCCGGCGCCCTGGGTGAGGGTAGAAGCTCCGCTGCTGGCGCCGCTCTTGAGGTTTTGCCGGGAATACAGCCGGCGAGTGTGACGAGGAGGGTGATCGCCGCAGTCCCGCGCAACAGCCGGGACTGCTGGAATCGCATGATGCTCATGTGGAGTCCTTTCGGTGATAAGGACGTCCGACGTTACGCGCTGTTTCAGAACTGCAAGGGGCCTATTCAGCCCATTCCAAGGCTGTCACAGCAGCTCTGCCTGGGAGTACGTAATTGCACTAACTTGACCACCCGTTTGCACACCAGTTGACCAGTCATTTGCATTCACGCTGACCAGCTGTTTGCAGTTGATCAGTGTCAGCAGGTGCCACTCAGGGGGAGTGCGTCAGCCAGGCACCGAAGGGCAGCAACCGACCCAGGCTGTGTGAAAATGCCGGTATCGCCTAAATTTGATGAATCGATGTCAGCGGGGGCTGCACATGAAGCGATTCATCGAGGGGGAAAGTCGGGCACAGGTGAGTTTGCTTCCAGAGTGCTTGGATGACTACATCACCGACGAGAACCCAATCCGTGTGGTTGAAGCGTTCGTCGAGCAGCTCGATCTGGCTGGGCTGGAGTTTTCCGGTGCAACTCCTGCCACAACGGGGCGTCCGTCCTACCATCCCGCGGTGTTGCTGAAGATCTACCTCTACGGTTACCTCAACCGCATTCAATCCAGCCGTCGCCTCGAGCGCGAATGCCAGCGCAACCTCGAACTGATGTGGCTAACTGAACGGTTGGCGCCAGACTTCAAAACCATCGCTGATTTCCGTCGCGATAACGGCAAAGCCATCCGCAGTGTTTGTCGGCAGTTCGTCGTGTTGTGCCGCAACCTTGACCTGTTTTCCCAGTCGATCGTGGCCATCGACGGCAGCAAGTTCAAGGCCGTCAACAATCGCGACCGCAACTTCACCCAGGGCAAGCTGCGCGCCCGCATGGAGCAGATCGAGAAGAGTATCGATAGGTATCTGGCGGCGATGGACACCGCCGACCGAACCCAGTCCGATGTCGCCGAAGCCAAGGCAAGCCGACTCCAGGACAAGATCGAAAAGCTCAAGCAGCAAATGCAGGCACTCAAAGAGATGGAGCAACGGCTACGCGAGGCACCGGATGGGCAGGTGTCTTTGACTGACCCCGATGCTCGCTCCATGGCCACCAGTGGTCGAGGCACCGGAATCGTCGGCTACAACGTACAGACCGCCGTGGACACCAAACACCACCTGATTGTCGCGCACGAAGTGACCAACGTTGGCCACGACCGAACGGCGCTGGCCATGATGGCCGAGCACGCGCGCAACGCCACCGGAGTCGAAGCTCTCACGGTCGTAGCCGACCGCGGCTATTTCAGTGGCGAAGAAATTCTCGCCTGCGAGCAGTCCGGCATAACCACCTATGTACCCAAGCCACTGACGTCGAACAGCAAGGCTGACGGCCGCTTCGGCAAGCAGGACTTCGTGTATGTGGCCGAGAAGAACGAATACTGCTGCCCTGCTGGGGAAAGCTTGATCTACCGCTACACGAATCTCGAGGCTGGGCTGACGACGCATGCCTACTGGAGTTCTAACTGCAAGCAGTGTTCGATCAAGTCGCAGTGCACCAACTTGTCATTCCGAAGAGTTCGACGCTGGGAGCACGAGGGCGTCATCGATGCCATGCAACAGCGACTGGATCACCAGCCCGAGATGATGGGCGTGCGTCGTCAGACCGTTGAGCACCCATTTGGAACGCTTAAATACTGGATGGGTTCGACGCATTTTCTGACAAGAACACTGGCGCGCGTGAGCACCGAGATGAGCCTTCACGTGCTTGCCTACAACCTCAAACGACTGGTGAGCATCCTCGGCATCGCTGGAGCACTGGAAGCAAATGCGGGCCTAAAGAGTGATGGCCTTTTTCCGCCCTCTATTAGCCTTCTGAGAGGGGTTTCAACCGACGTCAGGGCTTACCTCCGCCTATTACGGCGATCTGTGGTGATCGGCTGCTTTGACTGCCAAGGCGTGCCCCGCTCTGGAGGTTGGTCGAGATGCGGGCTGTTTTCACACAGCCTGGACCCTTTGCAGTCGTTTAGCTGCTATTTTCACAACCACCGATAATGGCCGTTTGCGAGGTCACGCCGACGCCTCACTCGGAAAGACCGGCCTTGCGGTAGCCATCAACGAAATGCTCAAGCGTCGCAGCGTCGCGCAATGGCTCCGTCGTGGCCCAGTGGGTAGAGCATCGTGGCCGCCCGGCTTTATAGATATCGACCTGCTGCCCACCAGAATTCGGCACGAGCAGTCGAAGGTTTGTTTTCTCGACGCTGTAAAGCCTACAGCCGAAAGGGCTGGCGCATCTTTCATGGACGCCCGACGGGGTTCGCTGTAAACATTCCGACCGCTTGATTTTAGAGGAGACGCAGCATGGACCGATTCACGGGCGGTTGCCTTTGCGGCAACGTCCGAATTGTGGCCTCGGGACTCCCCTACCGGGTCGGCCTTTGTCACTGTCTCGACTGCCGTAAGCATCATGGGGCCCTTTTTCACGCTTCCGCGGTGTTCCCTCAGGATGCGGTGACGATCGATGGCGAAACACGCGACTACGCCGGGCGGTTTTTCTGTCCCCGCTGCGGCTCGTCCATTTTCGCACGCACCGCAGACGAAATCGAAGTGAACCTAGGATCCCTGGATGCCCCTGACCAACTGATGCCAACCTACGAAAGCTGGATCGTCCGTCGCGAGTCCTGGTTGCCGCCGTTTCCGCTCACGAGACGATACGAGCGCGATCGTGACGCCACGGGTCGCTTTGAAGAGTAGGTGGCACGAACGACCCACAACGGACGTTCGCGAGAGACAGAGATCGGCCGAGGCTGTGTAAAAACGTTTTCGAGCAGGTTTGGTGGTCTGAATCGGAACAAAAATCGCGCTCCTGGGTAAATTTCAGGTCTGCTGATTAACCAAACACCGGCAGATTTTACGTAGCAACGCAGACTTCAAAACGGGGGATGCGTTTTTACACAGCCTGGGCCAGAAGCAGACATAGTCAATCTGCCCCAAACCACGCAGCTCGTTATAGACAGCACGGATAGGCGCACACGCAACCGAGTCATGCCGCGCCCCTTGGAACCAGCTTTGTCGAACTCCGGTTGATGATGGGCACGAATGCGAGGAATTAAGTCCCAGACATCGTCCGAATCAATGCGCTGAGGCGCGAACTGACGCACCATCGCTTCGCCATCGATGATTGCAACAGCGATGGCGTAGGCGATGTTCATCTGCGCTGCGATTGGAGTAATGGGACGCTCCAGCTCCCACCAACCATGGTGGTAGACCGCATGGGACAGTTCGATATCGATGCTCTCGATGTCCTCGGCACGTAGCGGATGCTTACCACACGTGACCATTGCGCAGGATGCGAGCGCCGATAAGTGCCGCGAACTGATGGAAGACAATCAAATCCGGCGCGTACTGGTGACGGACGCAAGCGGGTGTTGCTGCGGCATCGTCAGCCAGGCCGATTTCGCTAACGAGGCGCAGGGATTGCGCCGGCGAAATCGTGCACGCGATTTCACGTCCGGCCGATACCGCTTCCAACGTTCTTCACTGAAATCGCCCCGGTCGAGCCTGCGTCACCATCGAAGTGAGCTCGATCGCCCTTCAGCGCTGCGGGCGCCTTATCCCTTAAACCCCTTCCCCACCAGATAAACCTCCCTCGACCGCGGCCGCGAGGCCTCTGGTTTGCGGATCACCACCTTCTCGAAGGAGGTGCGAACGTCCTTCAGGAATTCGTCAGAGCCTTCGCCCTGAAAGACTTTGACCACATAGTTGCCATTGGGCTTGAGCACTTTGCGGACCATATCGAGGGTGAGTTCGACCAGGTACATCGAGGCGGCTTGATCGGCGGCAGCGACGCCGCTGATGTTGGGGGCGATGTCGGAGACGATCAGATCGGCCTGGTTGCCGCCCAGCTTGTCGAGAAGCTGCTGGAACACCGCGTCATCGGTGAAGTCGCCCTGAATGAAGTCGACGTTATCCAGCGGGTCCATCGGCAGAATGTCGGTGGCTATAACCCGTCCCTTCTCGCCCACGAGCTTTCCGGCCACCTGCGACCAGCCGCCCGGCGCCGAGCCCAGGTCCATGACCAGCATGCCGGGGCGGATCAGCCGGTCCTTCTCGTTCAGCTCGATCAGCTTGTAGCTGGAGCGGGAGCGCAGGCCATCCTTCTGCGCCCGTTTGACGTAGGGATCGTTGACGTGTTCATTCAGCCAGCGGCTGCTGCTTTTGGATCGTTTCATGAGAGAGCCACGGAAAATCAGGGTGAGGTGCGGGTCAACGGAGCGAACAGAAGGACGCTGTTGGACGCAAAATGGCGGCAATTATAAGCCGATAATGCTGCGCAGGTTTAGTCCGCCGGGCAGGAGCACACGGCACCGCCCCACACGGCGCCCATCCGGCCACGCCTGACAGGGGTGAACGGCGGCGGGTACAATTCGCGCCTTACCCCCTCTTCTGCTTCCTTTGCCGGAGTCACCGGCCAGGATTACCGCCATGATTCGCATCAACGAACTGTCTCTGCCCCTCGATCACTCCGCCGATGAGTTGCGCAAGGCCATCGTCAAACGCCTGAGTATCAGCGACGCCGATCTGCTGAACTTCACCGTGTTCAAGCGCAGCTACGATGCCCGCAAGAAAAACAGCGTCATTCTGTTCATCTATATCATCGATCTGGAGGCCCGCGACGAGGCGGCAATTCTGGCGCGCTTTGCCGATGACCACAATGTACGTCCAGCCCCGGACACCCACTACTATCCAGTAGGACAAGCGCCAGCCAATTTGAGCGAGCGGCCGCTGGTCGTGGGTTTTGGCCCCTGTGGATTATTCGCGGCGCTGTTGCTCGCGCAGATGGGGTTTAAACCCATTGTGCTGGAGCGCGGCAAGGATGTGCGCAGCCGCACCAAGGATACCTGGGCACTGTGGCGCAAAAAGATCCTGACCCCGGAATCCAACGTACAATTCGGCGAGGGTGGTGCCGGCCTGTTCTCGGACGGCAAACTCTACAGCCAGATCAAAGACCCCAAGTTCTACGCCCGCAAGGTGATGCTGGAGTTTGTCCGCGCCGGCGC is drawn from Pseudomonas cavernae and contains these coding sequences:
- a CDS encoding MmgE/PrpD family protein translates to MSSISSRHLSALASCAMVTCGKHPLRAEDIESIDIELSHAVYHHGWWELERPITPIAAQMNIAYAIAVAIIDGEAMVRQFAPQRIDSDDVWDLIPRIRAHHQPEFDKAGSKGRGMTRLRVRLSVLSITSCVVWGRLTMSASGPGCVKTHPPF
- a CDS encoding GFA family protein, with amino-acid sequence MDRFTGGCLCGNVRIVASGLPYRVGLCHCLDCRKHHGALFHASAVFPQDAVTIDGETRDYAGRFFCPRCGSSIFARTADEIEVNLGSLDAPDQLMPTYESWIVRRESWLPPFPLTRRYERDRDATGRFEE
- a CDS encoding dienelactone hydrolase family protein, with translation MNQEQWLQHRSLSLPLADAELDADLALPADASGIVLFAHGSGSSRFSPRNRMVADYLNHLGLATLLLDLLTEDEHRIDMLSREFRFDIALLTRRLLAAIDHLRHDEELRQLPIGLFGASTGAAAALKAAAERPSAVVAVVSRGGRTDLAGPALQQVKAPTLLIVGEWDDTVLALNRESARQLQGPQRLEVVPGASHLFEEPGKLEVVAELAGSWLLNHLQPQPE
- a CDS encoding phosphoribosyltransferase; the encoded protein is MKWDIPFRDRVEAGQTLAAALAAWREQADVLVLALPRGGVPVAYEIASALALRLDLMLVRKLGTPGHKELAMGAIASGGVQVLNDDVIRHLHIPPAAIDAAVQEEVLELQRRDLAYRGERPAPAVAGQRVILVDDGLATGATMRAAIAAVRQQAPARIVVAVPVAPVETLAMLRPLVDQLICPLAPEPFFSIGQWYLDFAQTTDEEVKTLLSQAWRRELRDAAQ
- a CDS encoding YbhB/YbcL family Raf kinase inhibitor-like protein, yielding MTFRLSSAAFAPNESIPAIHSCDGRDLSPPLSWTEPPAGTRSLALIVDDPDAPAPAAPKMTWVHWLLYNLPPTAGILPEGVTDKNLPPGTLQGLNDWQRTGYGGPCPPIGNHHYFHKLYALDTVLADLRHPTKKMLEQTMSGHILAQTELIGRYQRHR
- the rlmE gene encoding 23S rRNA (uridine(2552)-2'-O)-methyltransferase RlmE — translated: MKRSKSSSRWLNEHVNDPYVKRAQKDGLRSRSSYKLIELNEKDRLIRPGMLVMDLGSAPGGWSQVAGKLVGEKGRVIATDILPMDPLDNVDFIQGDFTDDAVFQQLLDKLGGNQADLIVSDIAPNISGVAAADQAASMYLVELTLDMVRKVLKPNGNYVVKVFQGEGSDEFLKDVRTSFEKVVIRKPEASRPRSREVYLVGKGFKG